The following proteins come from a genomic window of Microbacterium lemovicicum:
- a CDS encoding MFS transporter codes for MSNPSPSAFTPTGTISAPADRRRVVFATVVGTTVEWYDFFIYATAVGLVFGQLFFGSLGADSAILAFATVGVSFLFRPLGAFLAGHFGDKFGRKVVLMWTLILMGIATALIGVLPTYESIGVAAPILLVLLRILQGLSAGGEWGGAVLMAVEHAPRNRRGAFGASPQIGVPLGLLLASGVMALMTVIAPGDAFVQWGWRVPFLLSVVLILIGWYVRRRVEESPVFAELAERKEKARMPIVQLFRKHALLVLIAALVFAGNNAVGYMTTGGYIQGYATNPDGPLGLERGPVLWAVAGSAVTWLISTLAAGFVSDRIGRRTTYVIGWLLQLVGVFTLFPLVNTGSIGLLFLGLAILTIGLGFTYGPQAALYTELFPASIRFSGVSISYAIGAILGGAFAPTIATALVKETGTTMSVTWYLAGMTVIGLIATLLLRDRSGIRLGLEAEEEQAVSPIRGLAKV; via the coding sequence ATGAGCAATCCTTCCCCGTCCGCCTTCACCCCGACGGGCACGATCTCCGCGCCGGCCGACCGTCGCCGCGTGGTCTTCGCCACCGTGGTCGGCACCACCGTCGAGTGGTACGACTTCTTCATCTACGCCACCGCGGTCGGTCTGGTCTTCGGCCAGCTGTTCTTCGGCAGCCTGGGCGCCGACAGCGCGATCCTCGCCTTCGCCACCGTGGGCGTCAGCTTCCTGTTCCGCCCGCTCGGCGCCTTCCTCGCCGGGCACTTCGGCGACAAGTTCGGCCGCAAGGTCGTGCTGATGTGGACGCTGATCCTCATGGGCATCGCGACCGCGCTCATCGGCGTGCTGCCGACCTACGAGTCGATCGGCGTGGCCGCGCCGATCCTGCTCGTGCTGCTGCGCATCCTGCAGGGCCTGTCGGCCGGCGGCGAGTGGGGCGGCGCGGTGCTGATGGCCGTCGAGCACGCTCCGCGGAACCGCCGCGGCGCGTTCGGAGCCTCGCCGCAGATCGGCGTCCCGCTCGGACTGCTTCTGGCCTCCGGCGTCATGGCGCTCATGACCGTGATCGCACCCGGCGACGCGTTCGTGCAGTGGGGCTGGCGCGTGCCGTTCCTGCTGAGCGTCGTGCTGATCCTCATCGGCTGGTACGTCCGCCGCCGCGTCGAGGAGAGCCCCGTCTTCGCGGAGCTGGCCGAGCGCAAGGAGAAGGCGCGGATGCCTATCGTGCAGCTCTTCCGCAAGCACGCGCTCCTCGTGCTCATCGCCGCCCTCGTGTTCGCCGGCAACAACGCCGTCGGGTACATGACCACCGGCGGCTACATCCAGGGCTACGCGACGAACCCCGACGGCCCGCTGGGCCTCGAGCGCGGCCCCGTCCTCTGGGCCGTCGCCGGCTCGGCCGTCACCTGGCTGATCTCCACCCTCGCAGCCGGCTTCGTCTCCGACCGCATCGGCCGCCGCACGACGTACGTCATCGGCTGGCTGCTGCAGCTCGTCGGCGTCTTCACGCTGTTCCCGCTGGTGAACACCGGCAGCATCGGACTGCTGTTCCTCGGACTCGCGATCCTCACAATCGGCCTGGGCTTCACCTACGGACCGCAGGCGGCGCTCTACACGGAGCTCTTCCCGGCATCCATCCGCTTCTCCGGCGTCTCGATCTCCTACGCGATCGGCGCCATTCTGGGCGGGGCGTTCGCGCCGACCATCGCCACCGCGCTGGTGAAGGAGACGGGCACCACGATGTCCGTCACCTGGTACCTCGCCGGCATGACGGTGATCGGCCTCATCGCGACCCTCCTCCTGCGCGACCGCAGCGGCATCCGTCTCGGCCTCGAGGCCGAGGAGGAGCAGGCGGTCAGCCCGATCCGCGGCCTCGCCAAGGTCTGA
- a CDS encoding FAD-dependent monooxygenase encodes MQFHHHGYVSGDPRVQPAAGIGRDRPADLPDEVDVLIVGSGPAGMLLAAQLAQYPDVSTRIVERRSGRLELGQADGIQPRSVETFQAFGFAERIIAEAYNIAWMNFWGPDPEDPSRIIRTARTEDYAFKISEFPHLIVNQARVLDYFAEAAALAPGRIVPDYGMEFAGLTVHPEGEHPVEVRLRRTEGDRAGEELTVRATYVVGSDGARSGVREAIGRTHLGASAAHAWGVMDVLVNTDFPDWRTKCAINAEAGNILLIPREGGYLCRVYVDLGEVPAGDNRQVRSTPVEAVIERANAILHPYAIDVKQVAWSSVYEVGHRVTDHFDDAADEPGREPHVFLTGDACHTHSAKAGQGMNVSMQDGFNLGWKLGSVLTGRSPASLLTTYSAERQPVAQELIDFDREWSSLMARKPEEISDPQDLATYYLATAEFPSGFMTRYAPSSIIAGAARQELAEGFPLGKRFASSEVVLVADGNRVHLGHHARADGRWRIYVFADRAAPGEDSALSTWAQWWTDAAASPLATFTPAGADADAVFDVKVVYQQPHEEVDVTRVPDAFRPQTGPLGLTDWEKVFAAAPSAWTSTDIFEERGLSRDGVVVVVRPDQYVAHVLPLTATDELAEFFAGNMLPPR; translated from the coding sequence ATGCAGTTCCACCACCACGGCTACGTCTCCGGTGACCCGCGCGTGCAGCCCGCCGCCGGCATCGGCCGGGATCGGCCCGCCGACCTCCCCGACGAGGTCGACGTGCTCATCGTCGGCTCGGGGCCCGCCGGCATGCTGCTGGCGGCGCAGCTCGCGCAGTACCCCGACGTCTCCACGCGCATCGTGGAGCGCCGGAGCGGGCGCCTGGAGCTCGGTCAGGCCGACGGCATCCAGCCCCGCAGTGTCGAGACGTTCCAGGCGTTCGGCTTCGCGGAGCGGATCATCGCCGAGGCGTACAACATCGCGTGGATGAACTTCTGGGGACCGGACCCCGAGGACCCGAGCCGCATCATCCGCACCGCTCGCACCGAGGACTACGCGTTCAAGATCAGCGAGTTCCCGCACCTGATCGTGAACCAGGCGCGCGTGCTCGACTACTTCGCCGAGGCCGCCGCCCTGGCGCCCGGACGCATCGTGCCCGACTACGGCATGGAGTTCGCCGGCCTCACCGTGCACCCGGAGGGGGAGCACCCGGTCGAGGTGCGCCTGCGCCGGACCGAGGGCGACCGGGCCGGCGAGGAGCTGACCGTGCGCGCGACGTACGTCGTCGGAAGCGACGGCGCCCGCAGCGGCGTGCGCGAGGCGATCGGCCGCACGCACCTCGGCGCCTCGGCCGCGCACGCGTGGGGCGTCATGGACGTGCTGGTCAACACCGACTTCCCCGACTGGCGCACCAAGTGCGCGATCAACGCGGAGGCCGGCAACATCCTCCTCATCCCCCGTGAGGGCGGCTATCTCTGCCGCGTCTACGTCGACCTGGGCGAGGTGCCCGCCGGCGACAACCGCCAGGTGCGCTCCACTCCCGTCGAGGCGGTCATCGAGCGGGCGAACGCGATCCTGCACCCGTATGCGATCGACGTGAAGCAGGTGGCGTGGAGCAGCGTCTACGAGGTCGGGCATCGTGTGACCGACCACTTCGACGACGCCGCCGACGAGCCCGGTCGCGAGCCGCACGTGTTCCTCACCGGCGACGCGTGCCACACCCACAGCGCGAAGGCCGGCCAGGGCATGAACGTGTCGATGCAGGACGGCTTCAACCTCGGCTGGAAGCTGGGCTCGGTGCTCACCGGTCGCAGCCCCGCGTCGCTGCTGACGACCTACTCCGCCGAGCGTCAGCCCGTCGCGCAGGAGCTCATCGACTTCGACCGCGAGTGGTCGTCGCTGATGGCGCGCAAACCGGAGGAGATCTCCGACCCGCAGGACCTCGCCACCTACTACCTGGCCACGGCGGAGTTCCCGTCCGGCTTCATGACGCGTTACGCGCCGTCGTCGATCATCGCGGGCGCGGCCCGTCAGGAGCTCGCCGAGGGCTTCCCCCTCGGCAAGCGCTTCGCCTCCTCCGAGGTCGTGCTCGTCGCCGACGGCAACCGCGTGCACCTCGGGCACCACGCCCGTGCCGACGGCCGCTGGCGCATCTACGTGTTCGCCGACCGGGCCGCGCCGGGTGAGGACTCGGCCCTGTCGACCTGGGCGCAGTGGTGGACGGATGCCGCGGCATCCCCCCTCGCGACGTTCACGCCCGCGGGGGCCGACGCCGACGCGGTGTTCGACGTCAAGGTGGTCTACCAGCAGCCGCACGAGGAGGTCGACGTCACCCGCGTGCCGGATGCCTTCCGTCCGCAGACCGGCCCGCTCGGCCTCACCGACTGGGAGAAGGTGTTCGCCGCCGCGCCGAGCGCGTGGACGAGCACCGACATCTTCGAAGAGCGGGGCCTGTCGCGCGACGGCGTCGTGGTGGTCGTGCGGCCCGACCAGTACGTCGCGCACGTCCTGCCGCTGACGGCGACGGACGAGCTCGCGGAGTTCTTCGCGGGCAACATGCTGCCCCCGCGCTGA
- a CDS encoding thiamine pyrophosphate-binding protein, whose protein sequence is MSSVSAHVAVTLARHVDHVFGVMGNGNAHFLDAIERRTDAVFTAVRHEAGGVVAADAFHRAGGGLAAATATYGAGFTNTLTALAESVQAHVPLLLVVGDEPTSGRRPWDVDQIAMASAVGARTYTAGRTDAAATTVIAIEHALAYRVPVVLAIPYDVAAREAGEVADAPLPGIPAPLQPASPYARSAVHEMAAALAVAERPLLLAGRGAWISGASDVLGELAAATGALTATSALGRGVFPDDRYDLGVTGGFGAERAMELVRQADVAVVFGASLNQFTMRFGELFAPGTRVYQVDTAPTATHPNVGGFVRADVTATARLLLNDLRATGAAPSGWRESVDVPAARTQEPGDDLAPDGRLDPRSAARRIAELLPEDRVVVSDGGHFIGWANMYWPVASPDRMIMVGTAFQSIGFGFASVPGAALAKPRSTVVLTTGDGGGLMALADLESAVRVAGGRGVAVVWNDAAYGAEVNLYGLKGLAEAPMRIPEVDFAGLAAAVGAEGVAVRTLADLDRLAEWAARPADERPFLLLDLRISGAVVAPYQQEIIRVNS, encoded by the coding sequence ATGTCCTCCGTCTCCGCGCACGTCGCCGTCACCCTCGCCCGCCACGTCGACCACGTCTTCGGCGTGATGGGCAACGGCAACGCCCACTTCCTCGACGCGATCGAGCGCCGCACGGACGCCGTCTTCACCGCGGTGCGCCACGAGGCCGGCGGAGTCGTCGCCGCCGACGCGTTCCACCGCGCGGGCGGCGGGCTCGCGGCCGCCACCGCCACCTACGGCGCCGGCTTCACCAACACCCTCACCGCCCTCGCCGAGTCGGTGCAGGCGCACGTCCCGCTGCTGCTCGTGGTCGGCGACGAGCCCACGTCCGGACGCCGTCCGTGGGACGTCGACCAGATCGCGATGGCCTCCGCCGTCGGCGCGCGCACGTACACCGCAGGACGGACGGATGCTGCGGCCACGACCGTCATCGCGATCGAGCACGCGCTCGCCTACCGCGTGCCCGTCGTGCTCGCGATCCCGTACGACGTCGCCGCCCGGGAGGCCGGAGAGGTCGCCGACGCGCCGCTGCCCGGCATCCCGGCTCCGCTCCAGCCGGCGAGCCCGTACGCTCGCTCGGCCGTGCACGAGATGGCGGCAGCACTGGCCGTCGCCGAGCGCCCGCTGCTGCTGGCCGGCCGCGGCGCCTGGATCTCCGGGGCCTCCGACGTGCTCGGCGAGCTCGCCGCCGCCACGGGTGCCCTCACCGCCACCAGCGCACTGGGGCGCGGGGTGTTCCCCGACGACCGGTACGACCTCGGCGTCACCGGCGGCTTCGGCGCGGAGCGGGCGATGGAGCTCGTGCGTCAGGCCGACGTCGCCGTCGTCTTCGGCGCCTCACTCAACCAGTTCACGATGCGCTTCGGCGAGCTGTTCGCTCCCGGCACCCGGGTGTACCAGGTCGACACCGCGCCGACGGCGACCCACCCGAACGTGGGCGGCTTCGTGCGGGCCGACGTCACGGCGACGGCGCGTCTGCTTCTGAACGACCTCCGCGCGACGGGCGCGGCGCCGTCGGGCTGGCGCGAGTCGGTGGACGTGCCGGCGGCCCGCACGCAGGAGCCCGGTGACGACCTCGCCCCCGACGGACGCCTCGACCCGCGCTCGGCGGCGCGCCGCATCGCGGAGCTGCTGCCCGAGGATCGCGTCGTGGTCTCCGACGGCGGCCACTTCATCGGCTGGGCGAACATGTACTGGCCGGTGGCCTCACCCGACCGCATGATCATGGTCGGCACGGCCTTCCAGTCCATCGGCTTCGGCTTCGCGTCCGTTCCGGGCGCCGCGCTGGCGAAGCCCCGGTCGACGGTCGTGCTCACCACGGGCGACGGCGGCGGGCTGATGGCGCTGGCCGATCTCGAGAGCGCGGTGCGGGTGGCCGGCGGCCGGGGCGTCGCCGTCGTCTGGAACGACGCCGCCTATGGCGCAGAGGTGAACCTCTACGGCCTGAAGGGTCTCGCCGAGGCTCCGATGCGCATTCCCGAGGTCGACTTCGCCGGGCTCGCCGCAGCCGTCGGGGCGGAGGGTGTCGCCGTGCGCACGCTGGCCGACCTCGACCGCCTCGCCGAGTGGGCCGCCAGACCCGCCGACGAGCGGCCGTTCCTGCTGCTGGATCTGCGGATCTCCGGCGCGGTCGTCGCGCCGTACCAGCAGGAGATCATCCGCGTGAACTCGTGA
- a CDS encoding NAD-dependent succinate-semialdehyde dehydrogenase, producing MTENRETQLLADVPDGLFIGGEWRPAAGGATLRVIDPSTGEVVKEIADARAEDGAAALDAAVDAAADWAATPARQRGEILRRAFDLLQERKEDFALLMTIEMGKPLAEARGEVVYGGEFLRWFSEEAVRATGRYGANPEGTGRMIVSQHPVGPCFLITPWNFPLAMATRKIAPALAAGCTVVIKPAELTPLTTLYFAKLLQDAGLPAGVVNVFTTSTSGAVSEPIIRDPRLRKLSFTGSTPVGVKLLEQAAGGVLRTSMELGGNAPFVIFDDADLDKAVEGAMAAKFRNIGQACTAANRFIVHRSIADEFARRVTERVQGFRMGRGTEDGVTIGPLIDDRAVAKAEALVKDAVDRGAILRTGGRRGDGAGTFYEATVVSDVAEGSDILREEIFGPVLAIVPFDDEDEAVRLANDTEYGLVSYVYTESLARGQRMIERLETGMMGLNVGVVSNAAAPFGGWKMSGLGREGGAEGIHEYLQTKYTLTPNPFG from the coding sequence GTGACCGAGAACCGTGAGACCCAGCTCCTGGCGGACGTGCCGGACGGATTGTTCATCGGGGGCGAGTGGCGCCCCGCCGCCGGGGGAGCGACGCTGCGGGTCATCGACCCGTCGACCGGCGAGGTCGTCAAGGAGATCGCCGACGCGCGGGCCGAGGACGGCGCGGCGGCACTGGACGCCGCGGTGGATGCTGCGGCGGACTGGGCCGCGACCCCCGCCCGTCAGCGCGGCGAGATCCTCCGCCGCGCGTTCGACCTGCTGCAGGAGCGCAAGGAGGACTTCGCGCTGCTCATGACGATCGAGATGGGCAAGCCGCTGGCCGAGGCGCGAGGGGAGGTCGTCTACGGCGGCGAGTTCCTGCGCTGGTTCAGCGAGGAGGCGGTGCGCGCCACCGGCCGCTACGGCGCGAACCCCGAGGGCACCGGCCGCATGATCGTGTCGCAGCACCCGGTCGGGCCGTGCTTCCTCATCACCCCGTGGAACTTCCCGCTGGCGATGGCCACCCGCAAGATCGCGCCGGCGCTCGCCGCGGGCTGCACCGTCGTCATCAAGCCCGCCGAGTTGACCCCGCTCACGACCCTCTACTTCGCCAAGCTGCTGCAGGACGCCGGTCTCCCGGCAGGTGTCGTCAACGTCTTCACGACGTCGACGTCGGGCGCCGTGTCGGAGCCGATCATCCGCGACCCGCGCCTGCGGAAGCTCTCGTTCACCGGCTCGACGCCGGTCGGCGTGAAGCTGCTGGAGCAGGCCGCCGGCGGTGTCCTGCGCACGTCGATGGAGCTCGGCGGCAACGCGCCGTTCGTCATCTTCGACGACGCCGACCTCGACAAGGCCGTGGAGGGCGCGATGGCGGCGAAGTTCCGCAACATCGGTCAGGCGTGCACCGCGGCGAACCGCTTCATCGTGCACCGCTCCATCGCCGACGAGTTCGCCCGCCGGGTCACCGAGCGCGTGCAGGGGTTCCGCATGGGCCGCGGCACCGAGGACGGCGTGACCATCGGACCGCTCATCGACGACCGCGCGGTGGCGAAGGCCGAGGCGCTCGTCAAGGACGCCGTCGACCGCGGCGCGATCCTGCGCACGGGCGGCCGCCGCGGTGACGGCGCGGGGACGTTCTACGAGGCCACCGTCGTCTCGGACGTGGCGGAGGGCAGCGACATCCTCCGCGAGGAGATCTTCGGACCGGTGCTGGCCATCGTGCCGTTCGACGACGAGGACGAGGCCGTCCGTCTCGCCAACGACACCGAGTACGGCCTGGTCTCCTACGTCTACACCGAGAGCCTCGCGCGCGGACAGCGCATGATCGAGCGCCTCGAGACCGGGATGATGGGGCTCAACGTAGGGGTGGTCTCCAACGCGGCCGCGCCGTTCGGCGGATGGAAGATGTCGGGACTGGGTCGCGAGGGCGGCGCCGAGGGCATCCACGAGTACCTGCAGACCAAGTACACGCTCACCCCGAACCCCTTCGGCTGA
- a CDS encoding ABC transporter substrate-binding protein yields MTLSRRGFLIGAGAVSLPVLLAGCGFVPQSTPTQRTGTLTFTTWGTDAELAGFRTAIAAFESANPGQTVTLNAVPYEQMFSNIDAQLQAGNPPDIFRVPYYTFGAYAGRGQLLDLKPLLSSDRQAQFTEPAWAAVQNQGGVFGLPHHTDTSAILVNTELLAAAGITEVPTSVEDAWTWEELAAIGDKLRGGLPSGTYPWAYNWQGNGVTRWLSLLFQADGAFLQSDQKTPAIDSDAARKAVEFSSSFFSKGYVPANNTINSSSYASESWFSQSVAMVWSGAFQIPDADATATFDWTATFAPRDVRTGGDFGGNALVATANTAQPELAASFLEFMTDAEQMRDFCAAASLLPTRGDLLNGDLKFDVRPELAPIFAAQAGGVQPQDVAQVASPSMSAIIPVLKEQLDLAFTGAQDAATTVQNLQSGIATAIGA; encoded by the coding sequence ATGACGCTTTCCCGCCGCGGTTTCCTGATCGGCGCAGGCGCCGTCTCGCTGCCGGTCCTGCTCGCCGGGTGCGGCTTCGTGCCGCAGAGCACGCCGACGCAGCGCACGGGCACCCTCACCTTCACCACGTGGGGCACCGATGCCGAGCTCGCCGGCTTCCGCACCGCCATCGCCGCCTTCGAGAGCGCCAACCCCGGCCAGACCGTCACCCTCAACGCCGTGCCGTACGAGCAGATGTTCTCCAACATCGACGCGCAGCTGCAGGCGGGCAACCCGCCCGACATCTTCCGCGTGCCGTACTACACGTTCGGCGCGTACGCCGGGCGCGGGCAGCTCCTCGACCTCAAGCCCCTGCTCTCCTCCGACCGGCAGGCGCAGTTCACCGAGCCCGCCTGGGCGGCTGTGCAGAACCAGGGCGGGGTCTTCGGCCTGCCGCACCACACCGACACGTCGGCGATCCTGGTCAACACAGAGCTGCTGGCCGCCGCAGGCATCACCGAGGTCCCCACGAGCGTCGAGGACGCCTGGACCTGGGAGGAGCTGGCCGCCATCGGCGACAAGCTCCGCGGCGGACTCCCGTCGGGCACCTACCCGTGGGCGTACAACTGGCAGGGCAACGGCGTGACCCGCTGGCTCAGCCTGCTGTTCCAGGCCGACGGCGCCTTCCTCCAGTCCGATCAGAAGACGCCCGCGATCGACTCCGACGCGGCCCGCAAGGCCGTCGAGTTCTCCAGCTCCTTCTTCTCGAAGGGCTACGTGCCGGCGAACAACACGATCAACTCCTCGAGCTATGCCAGCGAGTCGTGGTTCTCGCAGTCGGTCGCGATGGTGTGGTCGGGCGCCTTCCAGATCCCGGATGCCGACGCCACCGCCACCTTCGACTGGACCGCCACCTTCGCTCCGCGCGACGTCCGCACCGGCGGGGACTTCGGCGGCAACGCCCTGGTCGCGACGGCGAACACCGCGCAGCCGGAGCTCGCCGCATCCTTCCTGGAGTTCATGACCGACGCCGAGCAGATGCGTGACTTCTGCGCAGCGGCGTCGCTCCTGCCGACCCGCGGCGACCTGCTCAACGGCGACCTGAAGTTCGACGTGCGTCCGGAGCTCGCGCCGATCTTCGCCGCCCAGGCCGGCGGCGTGCAGCCGCAGGACGTCGCACAGGTGGCGTCGCCGTCGATGTCGGCGATCATCCCGGTGCTCAAGGAGCAGCTGGACCTCGCCTTCACGGGTGCGCAGGATGCCGCCACGACGGTGCAGAACCTCCAGAGCGGCATCGCCACGGCGATCGGTGCCTAG